A section of the Kribbella voronezhensis genome encodes:
- a CDS encoding RNA polymerase sigma factor, with protein sequence MSTTDAGDPSAADIAKGFADGREESLAEAYRRWSGLVYTLALRSVNDRGDAEEITQQVFVSAWRGRAGFDPETGTLGSWLVGVARHRIADHHAARTRHRRNVEAVIPAAAVSSGDEDRLVDRVVLADELDRLDDPRRTILKLAFYEDQTYSQIAEQLDLPLGTVKSHVRRGLLYLRTRLKEVTGDAS encoded by the coding sequence GTGAGCACCACCGACGCGGGTGATCCCTCGGCGGCCGATATCGCGAAAGGTTTCGCGGACGGCCGTGAGGAGAGCCTGGCGGAGGCCTATCGCCGGTGGTCGGGTCTGGTGTACACCCTGGCGCTGCGGTCGGTGAACGATCGCGGCGACGCCGAGGAGATCACCCAGCAGGTGTTCGTCTCGGCCTGGCGGGGCCGGGCCGGCTTCGACCCGGAGACCGGGACGCTCGGCTCCTGGCTGGTCGGTGTGGCCCGGCACCGGATCGCCGACCATCACGCCGCCCGGACGCGGCATCGACGCAACGTCGAGGCGGTCATCCCCGCGGCGGCCGTCTCGAGCGGCGACGAGGACCGGCTGGTGGACCGCGTCGTCCTGGCCGACGAGCTGGACCGGTTGGACGACCCGCGCAGGACGATCCTCAAGCTCGCCTTCTACGAAGACCAGACGTACTCGCAGATCGCGGAGCAGCTCGATCTACCGTTGGGAACGGTGAAGAGCCACGTACGGCGAGGTCTGCTCTACCTGCGAACCCGACTGAAGGAGGTGACCGGTGACGCATCTTGA
- a CDS encoding class F sortase codes for MTLSRRGAATLVVAALTCTALAGLTACGDPEVPGDRPSTSVSRPTGPRSATPPAPPSSLGTHAADLPTVAAPSPVPIRLVVAGAALTMPVKSVGVGADGQMALPADPSTIGWYRFGPGPADRAGSVVLGGHLDSREFGVGPLARLRKVRPGDLIEITMTDGTVAGYRVTTVKDIPKQKLAVDDLFDREGSRRLRIVTCGGPYDADAGGYRDNLVVTAVASS; via the coding sequence GTGACGCTTTCTCGTCGCGGTGCGGCCACCCTCGTGGTGGCCGCACTCACCTGTACTGCGTTGGCAGGCCTCACCGCCTGCGGCGACCCGGAAGTCCCCGGCGACCGGCCGTCCACCTCTGTCAGCCGACCGACCGGTCCGCGATCCGCAACACCACCAGCACCACCGAGTTCGCTGGGGACCCACGCCGCGGACCTGCCGACAGTCGCGGCTCCGTCGCCAGTGCCGATCCGGCTGGTGGTGGCCGGGGCGGCACTCACCATGCCGGTGAAATCGGTCGGCGTCGGTGCCGACGGCCAGATGGCCCTGCCTGCCGACCCCAGCACCATCGGCTGGTACCGGTTCGGCCCTGGTCCGGCCGATCGGGCCGGCTCCGTCGTCCTGGGCGGCCACCTGGACAGCCGCGAGTTCGGTGTCGGTCCACTGGCGAGGCTGCGCAAGGTCCGCCCCGGCGACCTGATCGAGATCACGATGACCGACGGGACCGTCGCCGGCTATCGGGTGACCACGGTCAAGGACATCCCCAAACAGAAGCTGGCCGTCGACGACCTGTTCGACCGCGAGGGATCACGCCGCCTGCGGATCGTGACGTGCGGAGGACCGTATGACGCCGACGCCGGCGGATACCGAGACAATCTGGTGGTTACCGCTGTTGCGTCCTCTTGA
- a CDS encoding DUF4397 domain-containing protein: MSLRRITALTAAGLLLAGLPAGVAATAQAAPTADATVSVLHAVPGATVDVYANGKALLTNFKPGTLTDPLKLPAGSYDLKVTAAGAGAKGKAVIQADDVTVPGGANVTVVAHLDAAGKPVLTPYVNDVSKLAAGKARLTVRHDAAAPAVDVRAGGKPAFKSLTNPKEAKADLPAGTVSADVVLAGTSTVAIGPADVNLKEGTNTIVYAWGSAADKNLKLAVQTISGLHHNPSGIPGGTGGQAAQLDNGSPALGLVALLAVFGLAVVGTTVVRARVRS; the protein is encoded by the coding sequence ATGTCTCTTCGCCGAATCACCGCACTGACTGCTGCCGGGCTGCTGCTCGCCGGGCTGCCGGCAGGCGTAGCCGCGACCGCACAGGCGGCGCCGACGGCCGACGCCACCGTCTCCGTCCTGCACGCGGTTCCCGGTGCCACCGTCGACGTGTACGCCAACGGCAAGGCCCTGTTGACGAACTTCAAACCGGGGACGCTGACCGACCCGCTCAAGCTGCCCGCCGGCAGCTACGACCTGAAGGTCACCGCCGCGGGTGCCGGCGCGAAAGGAAAGGCCGTCATCCAGGCCGATGACGTCACGGTCCCGGGCGGCGCCAACGTGACCGTCGTCGCGCACCTCGACGCGGCCGGCAAACCGGTCCTGACTCCCTACGTGAACGACGTGTCGAAGCTCGCCGCAGGCAAGGCCCGGCTGACGGTCCGCCACGACGCGGCCGCCCCGGCGGTCGACGTCCGCGCGGGTGGAAAGCCCGCGTTCAAGAGCCTGACCAACCCCAAGGAGGCCAAGGCCGACCTTCCCGCCGGCACGGTCAGCGCCGACGTCGTCCTGGCCGGCACGTCGACCGTCGCGATCGGCCCCGCCGACGTGAATCTCAAGGAAGGCACCAACACGATCGTCTACGCGTGGGGCAGCGCGGCGGACAAGAACCTGAAGCTCGCCGTCCAGACCATCTCCGGCCTCCACCACAACCCGAGCGGCATCCCCGGCGGTACGGGAGGTCAAGCGGCGCAGCTCGACAACGGCTCGCCGGCCCTGGGCCTGGTCGCCCTGCTGGCCGTGTTCGGCCTGGCGGTCGTCGGGACGACGGTTGTCCGGGCACGCGTCCGGTCGTGA
- a CDS encoding TspO/MBR family protein, with product MTATVEERPARRYAVLAGFLAIVAVAALLGAVGVQGTSDTYRQLEQPGWAPPSWLFGPVWTVLYVAIAVSGWLVWRKVGWSRELVPYWIQLILNAIWTPLFFGSGLRGPALIEIVLLWFSIAWTVQVFRRIRPIAAGLLLPYWAWTTFATALNAAIWYLNR from the coding sequence ATGACGGCAACGGTTGAGGAGCGGCCTGCGCGCAGGTACGCAGTACTGGCCGGCTTCCTGGCGATCGTTGCGGTCGCGGCACTCCTGGGCGCCGTCGGCGTCCAGGGGACGAGTGATACCTATCGACAGCTGGAACAGCCGGGCTGGGCGCCACCGAGCTGGCTGTTCGGTCCGGTCTGGACGGTCCTGTACGTCGCGATCGCGGTCAGCGGCTGGCTGGTCTGGCGCAAGGTCGGTTGGTCGCGCGAGCTCGTTCCGTACTGGATCCAGCTGATCCTCAACGCCATCTGGACCCCGCTCTTCTTCGGGTCCGGTCTGCGTGGTCCGGCACTGATCGAGATCGTGCTGCTCTGGTTCAGCATCGCCTGGACCGTCCAGGTGTTCCGGCGGATCCGGCCGATTGCCGCTGGTCTACTGCTCCCCTACTGGGCCTGGACGACTTTCGCCACCGCCCTGAACGCCGCCATCTGGTATCTCAACCGCTGA